The proteins below are encoded in one region of Pseudophryne corroboree isolate aPseCor3 chromosome 8, aPseCor3.hap2, whole genome shotgun sequence:
- the LOC134947919 gene encoding sialic acid-binding lectin-like: protein MSSVSPFILTLGIVLSLSHLSACQNWPAFQAKHITGSSNIDCITVMNQPLFHVRGRCKSLNTFIHSSAPSVQAICSSVTGNRDVTSSTSFRLTNCFRASDMKPPCPYNRRPETNVICIRCENRLPVHFVKVGRC from the coding sequence ATGTCTTCAGTATCACCATTTATCCTGACGCTCGGGATTGTCCTCAGTCTCTCCCATCTGTCCGCATGTCAGAACTGGCCGGCGTTTCAGGCAAAGCACATAACTGGCTCATCAAACATCGACTGTATCACGGTCATGAATCAGCCTCTGTTCCATGTACGTGGGCGCTGCAAGTCACTCAACACCTTCATCCATTCATCTGCACCCAGTGTCCAGGCTATCTGCAGCAGTGTCACCGGGAACAGAGATGTGACGAGTAGTACAAGTTTCAGACTCACAAACTGCTTTAGGGCATCTGATATGAAGCCTCCGTGTCCCTATAATCGTAGACCTGAAACAAATGTGATATGTATACGATGTGAGAACAGGCTTCCCGTACACTTTGTTAAGGTTGGGAGATGCTGA